The Lolium perenne isolate Kyuss_39 chromosome 6, Kyuss_2.0, whole genome shotgun sequence genome segment CACCGCCTGCTTCTTCTTCCCTGAgcgttctcaagccatggcttgaGCTTGGCAAGTGTGACATGGCGAGGAGCAGGAGGAGTATGCAGGGCATCAAGTGCTGGAAGAGCCTGATCCTCAtggcatgagagagagagagagagagagagagagagagagatgggagGGCAAGGAGGGTGGAGGCTATTAATATGGATAGTTTAGCTGGGGTGAAGAGGAGACAGTAGTAACAAGAAATAGACTGCATGCATGATCCTCTATCCTGATGGTCCGGTTACTCTGACTACATGATAATGTGTTAGTTTCACTAAAAGTTTGGCATGTAGGGCCCGCTGATTTTCCTTAACATAATCCTTGTTTCCTGAAGTTTCTGCATATGGAGACCAGAGCTGGACATAGGGCCTACCAAGCATGGCTAACACACAGTGCCATCCTATTTGACCAGATATATTAATTTTCCAGGTGTCCATTCTCAGGTCTGAACTATGGACTTGGTGATCTAAAAGGAGCAGCAGTTGACAGACTTTTGTCAAGAAACTAGTGTACTTTAGTCCCAAAGGCCTACAAATATATAGAAAGATTCATGAAACTTATGGCGCATAAAAAATGCCTAGGCTGGGAAGAGGTTATTTACAACCTTGGTTGTTTGTGGCAAGAAGTCCTACATGCCATTATGTATGTTAGCCTGCTCAGGCAAGCAACCAATGGCCCCTTGTACATGAACCCCATGCCTTTGGTTATAGACACAAGTTATCTATCTATAGGGTGAAAGCAGGAGATGTCTCCTACTATTGGACTTTCAGAGCCTGGTAGGTAGCTCAAGCTTAATTAACAGTCCTCAGTAGATTCTCAGCAGCATAGACCCCACATCATGGTGGGAATCCAGACACAAACAGGTGCCCAGCCCAGTAATCTAAATAGAAGACTGGAAGGAAACAGAAATGTCAATGTAGTAAAGCACAGTCTTTCCTCGAATGAATAGATAAATAATGTAAAGCACAGTCTTCAAGTTAGGAAGAATCCAACAGCACTAAAATACTAGTAGTAATGAACAGGTTTAGGTGGCCAATTTCCTTGCAAAAATACGCGTATTTCTTGCCAAGTTGGTGCCTTTGACAACTAACTGTGGTTCAGTAGATCTGGTAATAAGAAAAGGCACCTTGGCAGCAGTACTGAATACACTTTTCATTTGACATGATAAATTGTTTTTTTACAGTAGACATGTTAAATTTTTAAGTGATGCATGTTTGCACCAGTGAGTGTGACTGCCATGGTTCATTAACACTGCCCTCTCATCTCAAGCAGGTTTTTAAGCAATTTATATCGAGCAACCAGTTCACTGTTGAAGAGTAATTGCAAGTTTAGCTGGAGAAATGAATGGAATTGTACAAAACATGGACTGAATTAATGTGCATGATGCTTACCTACATCCAGTGATGCTTTGGGTGTGGCCAATAAATGCCCATGAGCTGCCTGATACAGATTGCTACAGTGACAGGGTGTGTGCAAGCACAGTTGTACTTGTACCAGGCTAATCTATCCTCTGATATGAGCAAGCATAGTTGTAAAGCATAAGAATGTAGACGTTCCACTCGTATGAATGATAAATAGCACTACTGCATGGGAGGGTTTAGAATTGTGAATGATAAACAGCATTACTGTATGAATGATAAACAGCATTACTGCATGAACAAGCATTACTGTATAAATGATAAACATCATTTCTGCATGAGTAAGCATAATTGTAAAGCAAAAGAATGTACACCTTCACTTGTATGATTGTTACCGTGGTGGTGGGATCCCTGCCGCTTGTTTTCCTGCAGTGTGGTCAACAGCAACACATGCTAGTTATACCACTTttacgcaaaaaaaaaaaaaatgctagTTATACCACTGATGCTACAAAACTAAGTACCAGGGCAAGCCTAAAGTTGTGATGCCCAATATCATGAGTATGACTTCCAAAGCTTTCATTAGCACCAGACAAGTAGCAGTATTTAGCTTCGCCACTAGGGTACAAGACAAGGGCTTGAGTCAAATCATGTTGCTTTTGCCATAAGGGTATTACTTCACGGTCTCCTCTCATGGGCGTGAATCACAATCCAGTGTCTGCTTGGGCCCATGTATGTCATACAGGTAAGGTAAGTTAAGAGACTTGCACATCAAGGACCTGCACCTTCTGATGGATAGTATTATTTAGGTACTGATAGCTGCAAATATGATAACTCGGTGAGAGTCTGTAAAGTACTACTCAAAGAGAACATGGCAAGTTCCAGCGAGCATACATGAACAATAAGATATCTTGCTTAAATTTTCAGATATACTTTTACGAGTAAAAATTCTTCCTTAGTGATATATGGTCACAGTATATGTGGTACAACAAGAATTACAAACTTCTGAAAAACATACATGAATGCCATTTTATTGGAATGGTACATATAAACGCTAAAACCAAATGATAACAAAGTTACAAGTTTCACAAAACTACAATTTCGGCAAAATAAGACGGGCCCTTTGTCAGGTAAAAAAAAGCAGGTTGTTTGTGTCACACTTCAATATTTTGATTCAATTGATTCTTTTAGTAAATTGAACAAACAATTCATACAGTACTATAATGTACTGGCTTCTGCGTCAAGTGTAGCTCGGACTCCATCATGAAATGTAATTGGCTGGATACCAAGCATCTGAGTTAGCTTGGTGATATCCATAGATATGTCGGGCGGAGAAGCTACACCACGATTAACCTGGATAATAATAAATGAGGGGGCCATCAGTCAATGGTAAAGGGCTATATCAATATAAAATTCTTGAAATGAACCCATCGCGTTATGAACTTTGAGAACAGTCCATATGAACAGTAGGAGAGAGCAAGGGTTCATACCGATGATGCAGGAACAGATTTGATTGTAGAGTGGCTATATCCACGAACATTAGCAACAGACTCAGCCATCTGCAGTCTTGAAACCCTATCTGGTCCACCAATATTCAGAAGGACCTGAATTTTTTTGCCATCTGCACAATGTGCTTTAGTGTCAATGCAACTGATAAATGAACAAATAAGAGAGCtgattaagatggagagaaaataTTAAAGTTATTAAACAAAAAGTGGAGTGTGTTTACAAAGAGCTGATTATAATTTGCGTACCATTATACCATATATAAAAGGAGCACTTTCTAATGACCGAACTCCATAAATCACTTTGTATTCAGCTTACCTGATAACCAACTTTTTGCTAATGACAAAATCACATCCACCATATCTTTTACATAAACTGGGCAGCGGTACTCATCATTAAAGAAATTAACTTCTTGGCCTTGTGAAAGGACATCATTCATCCACTGCATCCAAAGAGAATGCACTTTGCAATTAGACACTACATTCTGCAACTGTTATGCAGTCAGAAaattttattttattctaaacTTAGAAACAACGTTAAGAATCTGACCTGCTTTGGGGCAATCTGTTAATTACCTGAATAGGGAGAGACTTATCCACAGGAGAGATTGTTTGTGGCCCATAAATAATGCTGCTTCTTAAGATCGCATAGTTTGAGCATTTCTCTGTAATGAATTTCTCTGCAGCAACTTTTGATTTTCCATACATGTTCACTGGTAGCGTCTCATCCTCCTCCTTGTAGAAGGATTTCACCCCCTCATAAACTGCAGCATAGGAGTTCTAGGTTTGAATTGGAGTTGGCACAAAAGATGGCATCACAGAACAAAACAACATACATATATATACTAGAAATCAGGAAGCAAGCAAGGGTATAACTATGTTAAGCTCCACATTTTGTCTTGGCTTAAGCTCACTAAGACGATAAAGTAGAAGTTAAAGTAGGTCAATATGTCCCCCTAATTGCGAACAAATATGAATATAAGTGGATGCATGCTCACTTGTAAATCCAAGTAAAGAATGAACATTTAATATGATGGTATGAATTCATCACGCCAATGACAACAGTGCTCTACCTTGATCTGTTGAGAGATGAATCAAAAGAGACTTGTCGTTGCCAAAGCTTAGTGACCAATTGACGAGTGAAGAAGGTACATTAGTAGCCATAGCAGCAGCTGGGTCCGTTTCGCATGCCCGGGGAACTGAGATCGCAGCACAGTTCACGATTACATGTGGCTGGACACGAGGAATGTCGACGTTGTCAGTTAGACAATAATGGAGTTGCGAACTCGTGTAAGATAGAGCAAGAGATCAGCAATAAACAATGTTTACTGAAACAATTAAGTCTTACGCCAGTCCTTCCTGAGAGTCCTAAATTGATGGAGCATTTTACGGTACCTCTATGCATTTAAGTAGGAAACAAATTAAGAAAAATTATGCAAGCGCACACATAATCTTCAGATATTATGCCCTGATGGTACTGTTAGCTGGCGTAGCAAGAAGCCATCGCATTCTGAATGCACAGTTTACTGACCCAAAATTCAGGTGGAGTATTTTAGAACCATTCATTGCAGTTAATACTCTTCTTTCAGCTAAATAAAAGTCAACTATTTGGAGCCTAAAGTCAGCATTGCTACAGAGATATCCATTACCTAGTTGGCCTGCATGAGTGAATGGACAATCTTGTTTATGTGATTTGCAACACTGAACCAGAGGCACGAGAGAACCCTAGCCATGGATCATCTGGGTTGATAACCCTCTAAAAGTGCTAGGCTGAATTTCAGTAGACAAGCAAAGCACAGAACAAGAAGAGTCGGCCATTTGGGAGCTAGAAGGAGACGTTTCTACAGACACGTCCAACGCCTAGTTCACTAGGTGGTGTGCATCATGGCACAATGTGTTCTGTTGCAAACGCAGGGGTGTTGGGTTCGACGAAATGCCATACGCAGACAGACAGATGGACGAAACTGGGAGGAGCGTTACCTGGCCGAAGGACGCGGAGACGGCCTCGAGCCCGTCGCCGGAGCGGAGGTCGACGCGGAAGGCACGGACGCCCGGGAGCGCTTCGAGGAGCTGCAACGGCGCGGCATCCCGGTGGTGGGTGAAGGCCACGTCGACGTCGCCGGCGGAGGCGAGCGCGGCGAGGAGGTGCTGGCCGAGGTAGCCGCTTCCCCCCACCACCAGCACCCTCTTCCTCTCGCCCGCCATCGCTCCGATCACAGTTGGTGAGCAGGCGTGGGGTGGGTCCCACCTGTCAGTACCAGTTGACTGACTCTAGCCCGCGCCTCGTGGTAGATTCCGCTATCTCAGTGCGGAGGCGTAAACCACGGAGTAGCGACACCTTGGCTAGTCTACATCACTAAACCTTCCGCGAGCAGCGACCACCTAAACcctcgccgcccgccgccgccgctcgccgtcgCGCCGCCGGTCCCCGCCGGAGCGAGATGGGGGGAGGCCCGCGGACGTTCCCGGGCGGGCTGTCCAAGTGGCAGCACAAGCGGATGCACGAGAAGCTGGCGCGCCACAAGGAGCGGGGCCTGCTGCGCCACGAGAAGCAGCTCTACCTCGCCCGCCTCCGCTCCGAGATCCGCGCATCCCACCTCCCCGCCCCCGACCGCGGGCCCACCTCCTCGCGCGCCCACATCCGGGCCCTCGCCGACCGATTCCTCCGCCCCGGAGCCGAGGACCTCTGGaacgacgacgacgggccgctCCGTCGCGCCAGGCCTCCGCTCCCACtcccgcagcagcagcagcagccgccgGCGAGGAGCCTGCCGTCCGGTGTCCGCTTGGTCGACTGGGACCAGGAGAAGCCGCCTCGGAGAGGAGGAGGGGATTGGAAGCACTGGGAGGAGCTGGATTCCGAGGAGCCAAGCGCTGGGAACGAGCCACATCTGCCCCCGGTCAATCCCAAGAGAGGCTTCGGCCAGAGGAGGGAGTACGGAACAGTGGCTCCCTGGTGGTGGCAGTGGGGTTCTCGCTCTGCCACAGGATTACAAAGAAAGGATGCGTCTCTCGGCTTCTTCAGCCCAAACCGATGCTACtcggcggctcctcctccttgCCAGCCCCATCGACGATCAACCGGCGCGCTCATGCCACCGGGTGCGACACAGCTTGCCGAGGTTGGGAACGGAACAAAGGGCACACCCCTAGCGCTGCTCAATCAGGAGAGGATGTACGCGGTCGCTGCGCGGCGGTTTGGGCAGAGATGGGGGCGGGACTCGTCGGACGAGGATCAGGAGGGTGCCCCGGCCGCCAAGAGGGATCTGAGGCTGAGGAAGTTCGTTGAttcgagggaggaggaggagtcggaaGACGATGAGCCAGAGGGGGAGGGGAGCGCCATCAGGAGGAAATGGAGCAGTGCGGCTCTGAGGAACTGCGACATGAAGAAGGAGAGGAGGGTGCAGCTCAAGACGTACGAGGAAGAGAGCAACGATATCGCCGGTAGGATCCAGGAGCTGCGAGAGGAGATCAGGAATAGGGAGGTGCTCGGCGCTGAGAGGAGGCGTTATGAGTCGAGGGGTGAATCTTTGTTTACCAACAAGAGGTTATTCTCTAATGTTATTTATTTCCTCATTGCCAATTGCCTCATTTGTTGTGTGTGTCCTACTAACTTTGTAAGGAATCGTGTCCGTATAGCTGTCTAATGAATGTATAAGGCTAACTTAACTAGCAAGTCCTGAAATGTGTGGCTCTTGGTATATATATGATCGCCAAATTTAGCCTGTTTGAAGCTCCTTTTTATTACGTAAGCACCGGTCTAGCCATTATACGAAAAATGGACATATTAACTCAAGATTAACGAATGGTCAGTGATTAACTTCTTCAAAGCACACTCTGTCCCATACTGAAATTGAGTATCATATCAATAATTCATGTTGTTTCTTTTCCTTAGATTTGATGAGTTGTGGTATCTCAACTGATATTTTTGTTTTATCTTCATTCTTCAGATTCGATGAGTTTGGCATCTCCCCACTTACTGTAAAAGCGCTCACTGATGCTGGATACGTACAGACAACTGTTGTGCAGGAAGCAGCTCTTCCAGTTTGTCTTGAAGGTAGTATATCTTATTTCACTTTCTTTAAAGACGAACTTCATGAAATAATCCTACCTTTTGCTGGTTAGTATAATGAAATGCTCTACTTGATTTCAGTAGTTCATATTTAGCATTTTACTCCAGTGGTATCATTTTAGCTGTGCGTGAACTATCTGAACATATTATCATGAAACCATGCGACAATCAGGAGATTGGTCACTCATCACTGTATACACGCAGGTAAAGATGTTCTTGTCAAGGCCAAAACTGGAACCGGCAAAAGTGTAGCTTTTCTGGTAATGTTCATTCCAAGAAGTTACTCTGACATGTAGTTCCTTTCAGTTTCCTTGTCCTTCAAGCAATTTATTAAAGCAATGAGTTGATAAACAGCTTCCTGCAATTGAATCAGTCTTGAATGCTATGAAGAGCAACACAAACCACCGAGTGTCTCCAGTATATGCCCTTGTTCTTTGCCCTACAAGAGAGCTTGCTGTCCAGGTTACAGCTGAAGCAAATGTTTTGTTGAAGCACCATCATGGAGTGGGTGTTCAGTCTCTTATTGGCGGAACTAGATTCAAGCTTGATCAGAGGCGGTTAGAGTCTGATCCATGCCAGGTTTGTAGCATTTACTGAGCTGCGGAAGACCAAGGTGAAACTGCTAACTCTTGGGTTGACCTATATACATTGTGGTGTTTTCCCTTTTCAGATTTTAGTAGCAACACCTGGTAGGCTGCTGGATCACATTGAAAACAGATCTTCGTTTTCTGTCCGCTTGATGGGACTAAAGTTGCTCGTGTTGGATGAAGCTGATCATTTGCTAGATTTGGGTTTTCGCAAAGACATAGAGAAGATTGCTGATAGCTTGCCACGCCAAAGACAGACATTACTGTTTTCAGCTACTGTCCCAAAAGAGGTAATGTATTCAGCATGATCTATGGCATGAATACTTTCTTGTATCGTAATGTATATCTTACTACTCCTATAATTTGTGGATAACCACAGGTCTGAAAATAGGAATAATGCTTGTCATTTTTTGATGGCAGGTTCGAAGGGTTTCACAGCTAGTTTTAAATAAGGATCATGTCTTTGTTGATACAGTGGGCCTGGGAGCTGTTGAAACTCCTACTAAGGTGTGTATTTCTACACGTACTCACTTGGTAGTTGGTACTAATATCAAATGTAGTTATCTTCCATTAGTAGCTATACAAAGTACTCACTTCGTTCTGGCTCCTGCAAGATGTACTAATGCCATGATGTTCTATTGCATCATTTGACCATTTAGAGTTTCATACATAATTAAGTTATCAATGTATGTTTGTCATGCAAGTATAATGGTGACTCAGTGACTGTAAAACATTTTACATGTAGATGCTGACATTCACATCAACATTATGTACCATGTCATTATGTCATCATTTCTACATTTTGTATggtagatgagcattacttctaaCCAAATTTCGTCTGAAAGTAAAATATTACAATACCTTGTTTGCTGTGTTTTTCCCCTCTTCCCTGTTATGATTTTTTCTCCTGTAGCTTATTGATTCCTTGGTTCTTGAGCTTAGGTGCAGCAGCAATATCTCGTGGTACCACATGAACTGCACTTTCATATGGTCCATCGCCTTCTTCGAGAGCATATTGATCAGGAAGTGAACTATAAGGTCCTTCCTCCTCCGCCCCTCTCTCTGAATCAAGCAGTATAATTGCTGTAAGTTTTGCAATGTGTTAAATTACCAAGGTCGTTGCATGCAGGTGATTGTCTTCTGCACAACAGCCATGATGACTGAATTTATGTACATAATGCTTCGAGATTTGAAGCTGAATGTCAGAGAAATACATTCAAGGAAGCCTCAGCTTTACAGAACACGCATATCCGAAGAGTTCCGCGATTCCAATCGCCTGATTCTGGTAACATCAGACGTTTCAACACGTGGAGTGAACTATCCAGATGTGACCCTAGTGCTGCAGGTAGGATTTCTTTTCCTTTTCATCATGGAGAAAAGTTCCAAACAGAACCTTTTATCTGCCTACGATAGAGCAACACGGGATTGCCAGCTATCTCTTGAATGTCATTACTTTGCATGGTTGTCTTTTCTTAACATGGTTGCTTCTCTAACTGCTGCACATCATGACTGGATTAGGTCGGTGTTCCTCCTGGCAGAGAGCACTATATTCACCGTCTTGGAAGGACCGGAAGGGAAGGTAAATCCGGGAAAGGAGTCCTGTTGATCGCGCCGTGGGAAGAGTATTTCTTGAAGGAGGTACAGGATCTTCCGATAGAGAAGGGGCCTGTGCCACATATTGATCCGGAGATGAAACAGAAGGTTTGTCTTGGCTTTACTAGTacacattcctctctttcggtgTTATGCACATAAACGCTCATCGGAATCATCTCCTGAACATACACACACTTTCTTATTGCAATGTAATGTAGGTGGATGAGTCGATTAAGATTGTTGACATGAGCATCAAGGAAGCCGCCTATCACGCCTGGCTCGGGTACTATAATTCAATAGCTGATGTAGGAAGAGACAAAGCCATGCTCGCCGACCTGGCAAGTAGGTTCTGCGTGTCTATAGGCATGGAGAAGCCTCCGTCGTTGTACAGGAAAACCGCCATGAAGATGGGGTTGAAAGATGTACCGGGGATCCGGATCAGGAAATGAAATAAGGAAGCTAGTACTGGTAGTACATTTTTCCATGTCCCGCTTTTCGTTTCACTTGTACATAAGGCTCTGCTTGGAAGCTCTGTAACTTCCTGCGGGTGTGTTGTACGGTGCAGATAGAAAACCACTGATTCAAACTCATATGTAGTAAAGGAGCGTTTGGGAGAAGATAAAACTAAAAAGTAAGGCATTACACATAAGGTTTTATTATCATATCTTGATTACGTGACAATTAAGATCTCTTACGAACCATTGCACATGCCCTAATACTCTCACCATTCACAATTACTTTGCGCTTTGGGTTTAATCGAAGTCAAACTTTGCAAAATCTAAAAAAGTATTTAGAAAATATCAGCATTTTGCAATTTAAATTTTATAGTATTAGCGTCATGAAGTATATTTTTGTACTATATTCATTTGACATTATGTATGTTGATACTATTAATCAAACTTGGTAAAATTTAACTTTGTACAAATTCAAACAAAATGTAAAAACAAGCTCAACCCGTGTTTCATTTTCATCTTTCTTTTTTTGAggaaatttttttattttctttttggcCCGCCGTAGACGAttcctaaaaataaaataaaaaaaggcaTGTGGCTTGATCTTGTCCACCTCCAGCGGCCGGCGCGCGTATTCATTCATGTCTCTGCCCATTACGTACATAACCCGATCGATACTGGGCCAAACCGTCTGCAGAGACGTACATATCGAACGACGTACCTACTTAGGTATTGATCGATCCGACGAAATCAATATAATGGTGGTGCTTCTTGGCCACCTCCGTTCGTCGGCGTGGCTCTACCTGACGCCGCTGGTCGCGGCCTGCCTGCCCATCGGGGCGGTGAGGACCTACTTCAACCAGCATGTTCGGCGGCCTGTGCGGCGACTCCTCCCGTTCCTCGACCCGTTCATCACCCTAGACATTGCGAGCATGCGCAACGACTTGACGGACAAGATCAAGTCGAACGACGCGTTCGAGGAGGTGAAGGCCTACCTGAGCACGGCCTGCTCGCGCGAGGCGCGCCAGCTCTGTGCCGAGGGCGCCGCCGACGGCAGTGGCTTCGTGATCAGCCTGCGGGACGGGGAGGAGGTGGCCGACGAGTACCTTCCGCATGTACGCCGGAAGGAAATAATGGCCAGAGGTGCTGCCG includes the following:
- the LOC127326801 gene encoding uncharacterized protein, translating into MAGERKRVLVVGGSGYLGQHLLAALASAGDVDVAFTHHRDAAPLQLLEALPGVRAFRVDLRSGDGLEAVSASFGQPHVIVNCAAISVPRACETDPAAAMATNVPSSLVNWSLSFGNDKSLLIHLSTDQVYEGVKSFYKEEDETLPVNMYGKSKVAAEKFITEKCSNYAILRSSIIYGPQTISPVDKSLPIQWMNDVLSQGQEVNFFNDEYRCPVYVKDMVDVILSLAKSWLSDGKKIQVLLNIGGPDRVSRLQMAESVANVRGYSHSTIKSVPASSVNRGVASPPDISMDITKLTQMLGIQPITFHDGVRATLDAEASTL
- the LOC127326800 gene encoding DEAD-box ATP-dependent RNA helicase 48, translating into MGGGPRTFPGGLSKWQHKRMHEKLARHKERGLLRHEKQLYLARLRSEIRASHLPAPDRGPTSSRAHIRALADRFLRPGAEDLWNDDDGPLRRARPPLPLPQQQQQPPARSLPSGVRLVDWDQEKPPRRGGGDWKHWEELDSEEPSAGNEPHLPPVNPKRGFGQRREYGTVAPWWWQWGSRSATGLQRKDASLGFFSPNRCYSAAPPPCQPHRRSTGALMPPGATQLAEVGNGTKGTPLALLNQERMYAVAARRFGQRWGRDSSDEDQEGAPAAKRDLRLRKFVDSREEEESEDDEPEGEGSAIRRKWSSAALRNCDMKKERRVQLKTYEEESNDIAGRIQELREEIRNREVLGAERRRYESRGESLFTNKRFDEFGISPLTVKALTDAGYVQTTVVQEAALPVCLEGKDVLVKAKTGTGKSVAFLLPAIESVLNAMKSNTNHRVSPVYALVLCPTRELAVQVTAEANVLLKHHHGVGVQSLIGGTRFKLDQRRLESDPCQILVATPGRLLDHIENRSSFSVRLMGLKLLVLDEADHLLDLGFRKDIEKIADSLPRQRQTLLFSATVPKEVRRVSQLVLNKDHVFVDTVGLGAVETPTKVQQQYLVVPHELHFHMVHRLLREHIDQEVNYKVIVFCTTAMMTEFMYIMLRDLKLNVREIHSRKPQLYRTRISEEFRDSNRLILVTSDVSTRGVNYPDVTLVLQVGVPPGREHYIHRLGRTGREGKSGKGVLLIAPWEEYFLKEVQDLPIEKGPVPHIDPEMKQKVDESIKIVDMSIKEAAYHAWLGYYNSIADVGRDKAMLADLASRFCVSIGMEKPPSLYRKTAMKMGLKDVPGIRIRK